Within the Salvia hispanica cultivar TCC Black 2014 chromosome 4, UniMelb_Shisp_WGS_1.0, whole genome shotgun sequence genome, the region TATGAAGTCCTTACAGAGTATTCTGGAAAGTGTTACCCATGAGAACAAAAGAGCTAAGAAGGTCAGACGGTATATCGTTGTAGAAGCTGTCTATCAGGTATTTCTTCAGAAGCACTTATATGGGAATGGGGGCTGTAGCAGTCATAATGTTTTAGTGTCATCTTTTCTACTTTCTATAGTTCCCTCATTACATTGCTTGTATAGATCTTTAACTTCTCCTCCCAACTAATCTTGCGCAATTCCAGAATTCTGGTCAAATTGCTCCATTGGACGAAATAATCAAACTGAAGGAGCAATATCGATTCCGTGTTATACTAGATGAAAGCAATTCTATAGGAGTTCTTGGAAGTTCCGGTAGAGGTCTCACTGAACATTGCAAAATTCCAGTAAGTTTCCACCACCTTGATGTTTATTGGTTGTTTATCTGCGTGCTCTTCTTTATATGCAATTTTTGGCAGGTTGAGAAGATAGATATCGTCTCTGCTGCGATGGGACATGCGTTGGCCACTGAAGGAGGGTTTTGCACTGGAAGTGCCAGAGTGATTGATCACCAGGTATGTGTTCTATTAGTGTTAAGAGAAAAGAAGCGAATGGAAACTTACTGAACACTTaggaaatgaaatggaaaatacGATTGAATTCCTTAATAGAAAGCCTTGGCTAAGCCGTCAATTACAATATTCAAAGATAGCCTTCTCTGACCTCACTTTGGAAATATCTATAGAATTCTTCTACCAAGAAATGCAATAATAACTAGAATAGGTTGGAACACAACAAAATCTCTGGCTTCTCTCTGATAGCTTTATAATTCTTCACTGGCAGCGTCTCAGTAGCTCCGGTTACGTGTTCtctgcttctttgcctccTTATCTGGCGAGTGCTGCAATCACCGCCATTGATGTTCTTGAAGAAAATCCTAATCTTATCACCAAGTTGAGAGAGAACATAGCATCTCTCCATAAAGGTGGTTCTTTTTCAATTGTGAACAACTCAAAAACATGGTTTCATCATCAAATCATATTGAACTCATTTCACATGTCTAACTTCATGTAAGATTATAGGTTTATCTGGTGTACAAGGCCTTGAGATAGTCAGTGATCCAAAATCGCCCATCGTTTTTCTGAAACTGAAGAACTCCACAGGATTCGCCAGGGGTGATCTTCAAGTGCTTGAAGATCTTGCCAATCATGTAAGTGGTCTAAACTCTCTCGAACCCGTTTGTTCTCCCCTGTTTGTGATAATATAAGGGTGAGCCATTGCATTTGCAGCTATTGAAGGAACATGGCGTTTTCGTTGCACCTTCGAAAAGATCGATACTGGACAAATGCAAGCTGCCTGCTGGAATTAGGTTATATGTGTCGGCTGGTCATACAAAAACGGATCTGGATAAAGCATGTGAAGCATTCAAGCAAGCTGCAGCCCTTGTATTGGCAGGCCAATGACTCCATTTTCCTGAATGCTTCAGTTGTTGGAGCCTCGAGACAATGATGAAGTCGCTTAAACGCGCCCACCGGGATCATTAGTGACAAACTAACTTTGGTATATCGTCGTTAGATTGCTTCTTCTTGGCTTGCTCATGTGTTGAAAAAACATAAGTCTGCTGGGATCTCTAGATAGCTTTTTGGTCAAATTATGGTGTTGTAATGTTCTTAACATAATTATTGGGATTGTTTCATATGGGGAAAGAGATGCTGACTTTTTTGATGTGTTACAGAACGCTCATGTtaaaaagatgatgaaataCTAGCATTATAGGAGCCGTTTAAATTACAAACTATCAGCACATCAATCGCAGCAaatgtttattaaaattactacaaaaacaagaaaatagaCGTAAAAGAACATCAAATATCTGGTGTTGAGAGTGTTCGACCGTGAGATTAGCAGCAACTCCAAAGGTTCCAACTTAATCAACTTTACTACTAGCTTTTATGAGCTAGGTCGAGGTCAGTTGACCTCGACTCCCCCTGAATCTGCCAATGTGTATTTGATGACTTTCTACGATTCGTGACATCCAAGAGACCCATGGGCTTCCTCAAAAGATTACTACTAATGCTCAAAGAAACTAAATGAATTGATGCAAACTCAATGGTAGATCTAAATAACAGAACTCATGAGATCGAATCCAAGAAATAAGGTCGTTGCTACTTGGAAATAACATCACACCAAAGCAAAAtctccaaaaccaaaacccctaacaaaatacaaatcaCAACATAGAGAAACTCATAATATTACTGCCAACGCTCAAAGAAAGGAACTAATCGAAGTCATAAATGTTCAATGACGGATCTAGAAAACAGTCTTGTACGATCAGTCATGGGGAAGAAGATCATCACCAACGTCGGAATAAcatcaataacaaaaacaGACCCCACCAAAGCATATTCCACAAAATCAAGAACCAATAGAAGCAAACTCTCCATAACATCAAATAACATAAACACATTctccaaaaccaaaaacacaaaatcaagaacTAATTAATGACTTGTGATTACAATAAAAACATCAATATCATGATTTTCCATCCCAATACacgaaaacataaaaaacagAATCTTTAGCAAAACTACTTCTTTTTGGGCTTACTCTTCCTCTTAGGAGGAAGCACAATCTCTCCTTTGAGTACAGGAATCTCCATAATCGAATCGAGACCACTGTATTTCTTACGGAATTTCTCAACCTGATCGGCGTCGACGAGAAGCTGCGAGCGGCTGCCGAGGTAGAAGGGGTGGTTGCCCGACCACACATCCACCACGTACTCCTTCTTGGTGCCGCCGGTGGTCATCACCAGCTCGCCGTTGCAGTAAACCTTGGCGTCTTCGTGGAATTCGGGGTGTATGTCGCCCTTCCTGCAGCTCAATCGCATCTGATTGCTGCCCACCGCTGCCTTAACCTgtcaattgaagaagaagaaaacctAATTGGTGTGAAAATGGTTGTAAGAGATTGGTGTGCTGTTTGTTACCTTGGCGTTGAGGGAGAGTGGAGGAGGGGAGAGGTTTTTGTGGAGGAAGGGGTTGGAGAGGGAGAGCGCCATTGCTGTTGGTTTGAAGATAGACATTAGACAAGGATTGGGGCCTGGGGGTATATTTTGTGGATGGATGGAGATGGATACCCATTTCCAAAATTACCAAATCACCCTTCTTACTATTCATAATTAACTGGACTAAATTGTCaccaccaattttttaaatcagtATGAAAATTTGCTAGTTCgaattttttgcaattatttcattcgcaaaaaaatggtaatactacaatattattcatttttcgaTTGTCATGTCATAGGAGTATAAGTGTCCCACAAAAATTTATCATGAGATGATTACTAACAAACtcaaacttcataattttcacAACTGATTCTTAAATTGAGGGACATACTAgagtgtgtgtttgtgtggtataaaattagtttaattttttcaaattagagGATGTTCAATTGTTTATAATCTattgacaaaatataaaacatagtTGGGCCAAAACTCATTTGATTTGGAAATTTCTAAGCCAAAGGCCCATAATAGGCATAAAAAGTATTATTCCCATATTTGGGCCTagtttttatttccttttccatAGCAAACACATTACCACCAATCAAATGGTTAAGGATTTAAGGcttctattttgattttttttatccaactaattactcctattaattaCTACAGTGAAGATGTCGTGTAATATACATTTGCAAATTGTGTGACCTCAAAGTTAGGGGATCATATTGgtcaaaaattataatatgctTAATTACATCTTTGAGTAAAATTCTGAAGTAACATATATTAGGCACATTTTTTGTTAAGAGTTATTTTTGGGAGTGTATAGATAAACATGCATTAATTTGTGACTACATTGAGTATTATGATTTCagttatatataaaaatcaacaatTCAGTTAAATGACTTTTCTTTGGTCAAAATTCGATGTTGACTTCATTCATATTACtataacataattatcttATCCAATAAATCTAACTATGCAAATATCTTGTGACTACTAAACTactaagagagagagagagcgtGGATCTCCAGATCCTTAAATTCCCAAGCAGATTTGGGAACTACGAAATCTGAGGCTACATGattaaaatatgaagataTTTGTGATTTCTGgattaattatattctttaagaaaataatacaagtactaattaaatctACATTTGTTCTATATTTGAGGTGTCGTAGTTATCACTAATTTCTGCTGAAATTAGACAAAACTAATGCCACTTCGATcacattgatttttttttaattttttgagaaaaactCACCACCAAAATTCATCATTGAGAAGTGCGAGACTACTTTCTACTAGTTCACGTGTGTAAACTACCCTACTAAGCTTCCCTAGTTCATAcaagccttgattcttcaaaactttttctcatattttccttttttaggcTTTCCTAGGTTTTGTTGATTGTGATCTTAGTGTTTGTTTTCCATTTGCTGTTAATTCTTGTTGTCCCATTTGGGTTTTTGCTGTAGTTAAGTTTCCAGAGTGATTTTTTTGGAGGTGGCGAAAGGTAAAATAaccttttttcttctctctctttcttcaagatttttgGAGCATGGGATCTTTTAGTTTAGCAAAAAGTAGCAttgcttttgaatttttagtaTTTGTCTTGTTCTAAATTTCTAATCATTGAGTTTCTccaattcttttttttggtagaTCATTTGGTGAATCATTTTTACCTCATTACCGCAAAAAAATGGATTCTTGCTGTGTGGCCGCCGTTAGAGGTAATGGGTTTTTTGGAGAGAGAATTGGGAGTAAGAAAGGAAATGTTTTTGGATCAAAGAATTTGGGTGAAAATGGGAAGAAAAAATTGCATTTGAAGCCTGGAGTTGCTTACTCTGTTCTAACACGTGATATCAACAAAGAAATGGCTGTGAGTTTGTTAAAGTTTTGATCTTTTTAGATATTTGGAGTGATTTGTTTTGGCCCTTAATTGAAAATGAGTGATGAATTTCAGGCACTTCAGTCCACACCACTTCCTGAGGGGACTCCAAATGCAAATCCAGCAAGCGTTGCTTCGATAATCTTGGGGGGAGGTGCGGGGACTCGCCTCTTCCCTCTCACTAGCAGAAGATCTAAACCGGCTGTaaggaaaaaatatttgttgttacatttatttaacttttaataattCTTTTTACTAGTGTTGATGTATGATAAGAGGAAATGGTTTTGTTTATGCTGTTTCTGTTTAGATTCAAGAATGTAGAAGATGCATAAAGTCATATCTGTATGTTGCAAATGTGTTCTGTTTCATATTCCAATGTTGTCAGTGGATGTATACCACATGTGTGTTCTTGATATTATCAAATGTTATACTTTTGCGAGGGAGTAGAATGAGATTTTAATCGGTGTAGGAGATATAGGCTGCTATGAATGTGTGGAGGTTGATGTTTATATGTGTTTGCAGGTTCCTATTGGTGGTTGTTATAGGCTAATTGATATCCCGATGAGTAACTGCATCAATAGCGGGATAAGAAAGATATTCATCATGACGCAGTTCAATTCTTTCTCCCTCAATAGACACCTTGCTCGGACCTACAACTTTGGAAATGGTGTGGGTTTCGGAGATGGTTTCGTGGAGGTGAGGTTATACTGGCTGTAATCTAAAGTGCTTGATTTTATACGATGGTTTGTGTTTCATACATGTTTTTAGTTACCATCAGTGAATCACTGTGATTGTGTAAATAATTGTCAATGCATAACTGATATAGGTTCTTGCTGCCACTCAAACACCGGGAGAAACAGGAAAGAAATGGTTCCAAGGAACTGCTGATGCAGTTCGACAATTCATTTGGGTTTTCGATGTGAGTGGTTGATGCATTTCgacatttcattttgagattatttttgtagAAGGACTAATTTGGTGGATTCTTCT harbors:
- the LOC125220031 gene encoding 50S ribosomal protein L31, chloroplastic: MSIFKPTAMALSLSNPFLHKNLSPPPLSLNAKVKAAVGSNQMRLSCRKGDIHPEFHEDAKVYCNGELVMTTGGTKKEYVVDVWSGNHPFYLGSRSQLLVDADQVEKFRKKYSGLDSIMEIPVLKGEIVLPPKRKSKPKKK
- the LOC125220029 gene encoding long chain base biosynthesis protein 1, with protein sequence MDTVLSSFETVVKSVTDWVALAFDTPYARSVVFGVPIKGHLLVEGLLLVVILFLMTQKSYKPPKRPLTKKEVDELCDEWVPEPLIPSISEEMKYEPPVLESAAGPHAVVNGVEVVNFTSANYLGLLGHDKLQESCTKALEKYGVGSCGPRGFYGTIDVHLDCEARIAKFLGTSDSILYSYGLSTMFSIIPAFCKKGDVVVVDEGVHWGIQNGLHLSRSTIIYFKHNDMKSLQSILESVTHENKRAKKVRRYIVVEAVYQNSGQIAPLDEIIKLKEQYRFRVILDESNSIGVLGSSGRGLTEHCKIPVEKIDIVSAAMGHALATEGGFCTGSARVIDHQRLSSSGYVFSASLPPYLASAAITAIDVLEENPNLITKLRENIASLHKGLSGVQGLEIVSDPKSPIVFLKLKNSTGFARGDLQVLEDLANHLLKEHGVFVAPSKRSILDKCKLPAGIRLYVSAGHTKTDLDKACEAFKQAAALVLAGQ